In the Mycobacteriales bacterium genome, one interval contains:
- a CDS encoding AURKAIP1/COX24 domain-containing protein has product MGSVIKKRRKRMAKKKHRKLLKKTRVQRRNKK; this is encoded by the coding sequence GTGGGTTCCGTCATCAAGAAGCGCCGCAAGCGGATGGCCAAGAAGAAGCACCGCAAGCTGCTGAAGAAGACCCGCGTCCAGCGTCGCAACAAGAAGTAG
- a CDS encoding helix-turn-helix domain-containing protein encodes MSSLSEIKFLTVAEVAVVMRVSKMTVYRLVHSGELASVRVGRSFRVPERAVHDYLKVGFDEVG; translated from the coding sequence ATGTCCAGCTTGAGCGAGATAAAATTTCTGACGGTGGCAGAGGTCGCCGTCGTCATGCGGGTGTCCAAGATGACCGTCTACCGGCTCGTGCACTCCGGCGAGCTGGCGAGCGTCCGGGTGGGTCGCTCGTTCCGGGTCCCGGAGCGGGCGGTGCACGACTACCTGAAGGTCGGCTTCGACGAGGTGGGCTGA